One genomic window of Haloferax mediterranei ATCC 33500 includes the following:
- a CDS encoding M24 family metallopeptidase, whose amino-acid sequence MPSDSRGGAAIDAAISERDAVGFVAVCRGDGPTGRYLTGRRLDTDFVFVRIPGETHLRVPSTVDRPELDDAVSVRVDDRPAGKAAAAVLGEHAAEGTVLASQTIPYDAALHLESAGYDLASTTVLRDARAVKDEDEREAIESTQRAAKRGIGRAAEILAKSIVSAESDETGSDDVLVWDGAPLSTERLRRQVNAILAIEGVDAAGATTVRAGNRGGSDGRGESTDGDDGDSDDGDSDERDGRAGRGSAVELVADEPIVVSVAPRGSAGYRGALARTFVVDPDGGWERRAHVACDAARDVTLVEADPGASAGFLGSEIRAETAAFGFSMDEEVTRDVGGGIGLSAREDPPLDGDRELAAGNVLRVRAAVTHSEHGHVELTDVLVVEEDGPRMLVDAPTGLDPSRW is encoded by the coding sequence GTGCCGTCCGATTCCCGAGGCGGTGCCGCTATCGATGCGGCCATCAGCGAACGCGATGCCGTCGGCTTCGTCGCCGTCTGTCGCGGTGACGGCCCGACGGGTCGCTACCTCACCGGCCGCAGGCTCGACACCGACTTCGTGTTCGTTCGCATCCCCGGCGAGACACATCTTCGCGTTCCGTCGACTGTCGACCGTCCCGAACTCGACGATGCGGTCTCCGTCCGTGTCGACGACAGACCCGCCGGAAAAGCCGCGGCGGCCGTTCTCGGCGAACACGCGGCCGAAGGAACTGTCCTCGCGTCACAAACCATTCCGTACGATGCCGCGCTCCATCTCGAATCGGCGGGCTACGACCTCGCCTCGACGACAGTGCTTCGAGATGCACGCGCGGTGAAAGACGAAGACGAACGCGAGGCCATCGAATCGACGCAACGAGCCGCCAAGCGGGGTATCGGCCGCGCCGCCGAGATACTCGCCAAATCGATTGTGTCTGCCGAGAGTGACGAGACCGGTTCCGACGACGTGCTCGTCTGGGACGGCGCGCCGCTGTCGACAGAACGACTTCGCCGACAGGTGAACGCGATACTCGCAATCGAGGGCGTCGATGCCGCGGGTGCGACGACGGTTCGCGCCGGAAACCGCGGTGGAAGCGACGGACGTGGGGAAAGCACTGACGGCGACGACGGCGACAGCGACGACGGCGACAGCGACGAACGCGATGGCCGTGCCGGACGCGGGTCAGCAGTCGAACTCGTCGCCGACGAGCCAATCGTCGTCTCGGTGGCTCCGCGAGGCTCCGCCGGGTATCGCGGGGCGCTCGCGCGAACCTTCGTCGTCGACCCCGACGGCGGGTGGGAGCGCCGGGCGCACGTCGCTTGCGACGCCGCCCGCGACGTCACGCTCGTCGAAGCCGACCCCGGTGCGAGTGCCGGATTCCTCGGAAGCGAGATTCGCGCGGAGACGGCCGCGTTCGGGTTCTCGATGGACGAGGAAGTGACACGAGACGTTGGCGGCGGCATCGGTCTCTCGGCACGGGAAGACCCGCCGCTCGACGGTGATAGAGAACTCGCTGCCGGAAACGTTCTCAGGGTCCGCGCTGCGGTCACACACTCGGAACACGGTCACGTCGAACTAACGGACGTGCTCGTCGTCGAAGAAGACGGCCCACGGATGCTCGTCGACGCGCCGACCGGTCTCGACCCGAGTCGGTGGTGA
- a CDS encoding DUF7533 family protein codes for MGLGILDMVGLGATLIFALPVGIFGLNLLTDGQTVFGGGMVFLAVLMVALPQYLTMPQDLPAIAAEKVVGGVAKDPDDEK; via the coding sequence ATGGGACTCGGAATCTTGGACATGGTCGGTCTCGGTGCGACCCTCATCTTCGCCCTGCCCGTCGGCATCTTCGGGCTGAACCTCCTCACCGACGGCCAGACGGTCTTCGGCGGCGGGATGGTGTTCCTGGCCGTACTCATGGTCGCACTCCCGCAGTACCTCACCATGCCGCAGGACCTTCCAGCGATTGCCGCCGAAAAGGTCGTTGGCGGCGTCGCGAAGGACCCGGACGACGAGAAGTAG
- a CDS encoding PrsW family intramembrane metalloprotease yields the protein MEGRQDPVERAADGETDLYDIATWEERTSVDGLVVAFHWLLHVSSRAVIVLTAFTILALIGGLSAITDPQVGFLTLLSALPALGLAGYVYYTDVTDNEPLWLLVVTFLLGVLTATFAAVLNSLLSNAGQQIASELSLSVGFIGSVIFFYLVVGPVEEVVKLLAVRLYAYSHDSFNAVIDGAVYGAMAGLGFATIENALYITRNLQASGLDLGVTSGVGIIGAGGTITAVRALAGPGHVIYSAIAGYYLGLAKFNRENAGPIVIKGLLLAALVHATYNSTVGLGATAVSAITGLGELPSFLVYVIIYDGVFGLYLIGKLHRYSNAYHDAHDNGPSAAAFTSERTEFED from the coding sequence ATGGAAGGGAGACAGGACCCGGTCGAACGCGCCGCCGACGGGGAGACGGACCTCTATGATATCGCAACGTGGGAGGAGCGAACCTCTGTCGATGGCCTCGTGGTGGCGTTCCACTGGCTGTTGCACGTCTCGTCTCGCGCCGTTATCGTACTCACAGCGTTCACTATCCTCGCCTTAATCGGTGGCCTCTCCGCCATTACCGACCCGCAGGTTGGGTTTCTCACGCTGCTTTCGGCCCTCCCGGCGCTCGGGCTCGCGGGGTACGTCTACTACACTGATGTGACGGATAACGAGCCGCTGTGGTTACTCGTGGTGACGTTCCTCCTCGGCGTCCTCACGGCGACGTTCGCGGCCGTCCTCAACTCGCTTTTGAGCAACGCTGGCCAGCAGATTGCGAGCGAACTCTCGCTGTCGGTCGGCTTCATCGGCTCCGTCATCTTCTTCTATCTCGTCGTCGGCCCGGTCGAGGAGGTCGTAAAACTGCTCGCAGTCAGGCTCTACGCCTACTCGCATGACAGTTTCAACGCCGTCATCGACGGAGCGGTCTACGGTGCGATGGCAGGACTCGGGTTTGCGACCATCGAGAACGCGCTGTACATCACGCGTAACCTCCAAGCCTCCGGACTCGACCTCGGTGTCACAAGCGGCGTCGGAATCATCGGTGCTGGCGGGACGATTACGGCGGTTCGCGCACTCGCCGGTCCGGGCCACGTCATCTACTCGGCCATCGCTGGCTACTACCTCGGCCTCGCCAAATTCAACCGAGAGAACGCCGGCCCAATCGTCATCAAGGGACTGCTCCTCGCGGCGCTCGTCCACGCGACGTACAACTCTACGGTCGGTCTCGGCGCAACCGCCGTCTCGGCGATAACGGGACTCGGCGAACTTCCGTCGTTCCTCGTGTACGTCATCATCTACGACGGCGTCTTCGGTCTCTACCTTATCGGGAAACTCCACCGCTACAGTAACGCGTACCACGACGCCCACGACAACGGCCCGAGTGCAGCGGCGTTCACGTCAGAGCGGACGGAGTTCGAAGACTGA
- a CDS encoding NifU family protein: MSDESESLKERVETWMVGQMPIIQMHGGNSVVRKADAESGEVVVELGGACAGCGISNITAQNIQSDLIMTFDEITDVQVKVPSSGDHGSSTVEGGRGGELQYGDEGPGHF; encoded by the coding sequence ATGAGCGACGAGTCGGAGAGTCTCAAAGAGCGCGTCGAGACGTGGATGGTCGGCCAGATGCCCATCATCCAGATGCACGGCGGCAACAGCGTCGTGCGCAAGGCCGATGCCGAGTCCGGGGAGGTCGTCGTCGAACTCGGCGGTGCCTGCGCCGGATGCGGCATCTCCAACATCACCGCCCAGAACATTCAGTCGGACCTCATCATGACGTTCGACGAGATAACGGACGTACAGGTCAAAGTCCCCAGTTCGGGCGACCACGGGAGCAGTACCGTCGAAGGCGGTCGCGGCGGGGAACTGCAGTACGGCGACGAAGGCCCTGGACATTTCTAA
- a CDS encoding HAD family hydrolase, with product MVDAVAFDLGGTLFHGENDVSKATAALYECLCESGYELEASAFESILRDASARFAEQYHRDYRRFHFGTFSEVFFDVWGEDVSVEEKASLDRLFWETRLQHQHLDEHAESVLRFCRRQGFVTGVISNGNRMMTETRLGSADIADKFDVVLYSTAIQAEKSTVEPFEIFLDETGLDGTDCVMVGDRLDEDMWAAEVGMTTVHVSRESPISRGPERESDCEIDNLDELPRLIGELM from the coding sequence ATGGTTGACGCTGTGGCATTCGATTTGGGTGGGACGTTATTTCACGGAGAGAACGACGTTTCGAAGGCGACGGCGGCCCTGTACGAATGCCTGTGTGAGAGTGGATACGAACTCGAAGCGTCGGCGTTCGAGTCGATTTTGAGGGACGCCAGCGCTCGGTTCGCAGAGCAGTACCACAGAGACTATCGCCGGTTCCACTTCGGGACGTTCTCGGAGGTCTTTTTCGACGTGTGGGGGGAAGACGTCTCGGTGGAGGAGAAAGCGTCCTTAGACCGACTGTTCTGGGAGACGCGCTTGCAACACCAGCATCTGGACGAGCACGCCGAATCCGTACTTCGATTCTGTCGCCGTCAGGGCTTCGTCACAGGGGTCATCTCGAACGGGAATCGGATGATGACCGAGACCCGCCTTGGGTCCGCTGATATCGCGGACAAGTTCGACGTAGTGCTGTATTCGACGGCGATTCAAGCGGAGAAGTCGACCGTCGAACCGTTCGAAATTTTCTTAGACGAAACCGGACTCGACGGGACGGACTGCGTCATGGTTGGAGACCGACTAGACGAGGATATGTGGGCCGCAGAAGTCGGCATGACGACCGTTCACGTATCGAGAGAGTCGCCCATATCGCGGGGACCTGAACGAGAATCGGATTGCGAAATCGACAATCTCGACGAATTACCGCGGCTCATCGGTGAACTCATGTAA
- a CDS encoding DUF402 domain-containing protein produces the protein MKVRVRGIYTTALTRLFLDAGHNIVQASAPIRERFDTEFESTDHDVSVETTRNRQGVGAMGTPDAVATATEQLCDLGIDTFAWDDPAPTGAVFDARVTETLGGGAICDLGETEGYLSYGDFDGRVEVGDEVRVQISESAPPWASRRAELTGDIRAIAGLATLDPDTDGVRVDTRDEAAARELAGMTDLLGGDPPEGWGIRWHRDAVDADMSALDDALDRAAEVASELDAALDEPVDAPRTVAAPTATNWVWFGRETRFELDKHRRAVETTMPGHHRTKAASPKASAGVDLAEALCASVGDGEFPFGVVTAQFGPREGDDVEIGHGKPDGRLITLGSGEVSEYDPEGTLELRRQMTGGGTYDALGVDRESGDVAITKFREGRWWYPTVYRSSEGGVKGTYVNICTPVECFPDRIRYTDLHVDVVKHADGTVERVDDDELEEAVEAGHISAELAEKARSVASSLESALSG, from the coding sequence ATGAAGGTCCGCGTTCGGGGCATCTACACCACGGCGCTGACTCGGTTGTTCCTCGACGCCGGCCACAACATAGTCCAGGCCTCCGCGCCGATTCGAGAGCGGTTCGACACCGAGTTCGAGTCTACGGACCACGACGTGTCGGTCGAAACCACGCGAAACCGACAGGGTGTCGGCGCGATGGGAACGCCCGACGCAGTCGCCACCGCTACCGAGCAGTTGTGCGACCTCGGCATCGACACCTTCGCGTGGGACGACCCGGCCCCGACCGGTGCGGTGTTCGACGCCCGCGTAACCGAGACGCTCGGCGGCGGTGCCATCTGCGACCTCGGCGAGACGGAAGGGTATCTTTCCTACGGCGACTTCGACGGCCGTGTCGAGGTCGGCGACGAGGTCCGTGTCCAGATTTCCGAGTCGGCTCCGCCGTGGGCGAGTCGTCGCGCAGAACTGACGGGCGACATCCGCGCTATCGCCGGTCTCGCCACGCTCGACCCGGATACGGATGGCGTCCGCGTCGACACGCGAGACGAAGCCGCGGCCCGCGAACTCGCCGGGATGACCGACCTGCTCGGCGGTGACCCGCCGGAGGGGTGGGGAATCCGCTGGCACAGAGACGCCGTCGATGCCGACATGAGCGCGCTCGACGACGCGCTCGACCGGGCCGCCGAGGTCGCCAGCGAACTCGACGCAGCTCTCGACGAACCGGTCGATGCACCCCGCACGGTCGCCGCACCGACGGCGACGAACTGGGTCTGGTTCGGCCGCGAGACCCGTTTCGAACTCGACAAGCATCGTCGAGCCGTCGAGACGACGATGCCCGGCCATCACCGGACGAAGGCCGCGTCGCCGAAGGCCTCCGCGGGTGTCGACCTCGCCGAAGCACTCTGCGCATCGGTCGGCGACGGCGAATTCCCGTTCGGCGTGGTTACTGCGCAGTTCGGCCCACGCGAGGGCGACGACGTGGAAATCGGCCACGGGAAGCCCGACGGCCGACTCATCACTCTCGGCTCCGGAGAGGTTTCGGAATACGACCCCGAAGGAACCCTCGAACTCCGCCGCCAGATGACCGGCGGCGGAACCTACGACGCCCTCGGCGTCGACCGCGAGTCGGGCGACGTGGCGATAACGAAGTTCCGCGAAGGACGCTGGTGGTACCCAACCGTCTACCGAAGTTCGGAAGGCGGGGTGAAGGGGACTTACGTCAACATCTGTACTCCGGTGGAGTGCTTCCCGGACCGGATTCGCTACACCGACCTCCACGTCGACGTGGTGAAACACGCCGACGGTACCGTCGAGCGTGTCGACGACGACGAGTTAGAAGAGGCGGTCGAAGCCGGACATATCTCGGCGGAACTCGCGGAGAAAGCGCGGTCGGTGGCGTCGAGTCTGGAGTCGGCGCTGTCGGGATAA
- a CDS encoding SLC13 family permease — MVAVTAGMLVVFALVVVTMVLFMTEVVPPDMTAIGVIVALVVLEPWTRVDLQTGLSGFSSTATITILSMFALSEGVRQTGAIRLLGDAISQFTHGNENRLLGAVVGLTGPIAGIVNNTPVVAVFIPMVSDLADQAQVSPSKLLIPLSYASMLGGTLTLIGTATNLVASEAYAVTTGNPPFSMFVFTPLGALVFVVGSVYLLTVAPRLLPERIEPGNRTANYGVEPFLARVLVPSRSPLVGAPVREVADDTHRDLNVDVLDVLRGGEHFIAADSDREVTARDILTVRGDPATIRRFCTLADLRFLPRASVTDAELDHPERVTLVELVVPRESGLIGETIGEARLRERYDATVLAVRRRGGDLIRKHFRDVELRTGDSLLLQTTNEAARYLRESSDFVVTSEVSEKVMEQNGGLSPTTGRAFAIVAAVIGLAALGVVPIAIAALGGVAAMVSTGCLSTSEAYEAVSWNVIFLLAGVIPLGRALQLTGGVTLIADFLGIATAYLPAVAILAAFYLLTGLLANVITPVASVVLVVPVAIDTAFRLGADPFGFAIAVTFGGSTAFMTPIGYQTNLMVYGPGGYRFTDYLRVGAPLQLLLTVVTTVGIVLLWGI, encoded by the coding sequence ATGGTCGCCGTCACGGCCGGGATGCTCGTGGTGTTCGCACTTGTGGTCGTGACGATGGTCCTCTTCATGACCGAAGTGGTACCGCCGGATATGACCGCCATCGGCGTTATCGTGGCGCTCGTCGTTCTCGAACCGTGGACGCGAGTCGACCTCCAGACCGGCCTTTCGGGCTTTTCGAGCACGGCGACGATTACGATTCTCTCGATGTTCGCCCTCAGCGAGGGGGTTCGGCAGACGGGGGCGATTCGACTGCTCGGTGATGCGATCTCGCAGTTCACCCATGGCAACGAGAACAGATTACTCGGTGCGGTCGTCGGGCTAACCGGGCCAATCGCGGGCATCGTCAACAACACGCCGGTCGTGGCGGTGTTCATCCCGATGGTCTCCGACCTCGCCGACCAAGCGCAGGTGTCGCCGTCGAAACTGCTCATACCGCTTTCGTACGCCTCGATGCTCGGCGGGACGCTGACGCTCATCGGCACTGCAACGAACCTCGTCGCCAGTGAGGCGTACGCCGTCACGACCGGGAACCCGCCGTTTTCGATGTTCGTTTTTACGCCCCTTGGTGCGCTCGTGTTCGTCGTCGGTTCCGTGTATCTCTTGACCGTCGCCCCGCGGCTCCTTCCCGAGCGAATCGAACCGGGTAACAGAACGGCGAACTACGGCGTCGAGCCGTTTCTCGCCCGGGTGCTGGTCCCGTCTCGGTCCCCGCTTGTCGGCGCGCCCGTGAGGGAAGTCGCCGACGACACCCACCGCGACCTCAACGTCGACGTCCTCGACGTGCTCCGCGGCGGCGAACACTTCATCGCCGCCGACTCCGACCGGGAGGTGACGGCACGGGATATTCTCACCGTCCGCGGCGACCCCGCGACGATTCGTCGATTCTGTACCCTCGCCGACCTCCGATTTCTTCCGCGGGCATCCGTGACCGATGCCGAACTCGACCACCCCGAACGCGTGACGCTCGTCGAACTGGTCGTCCCGCGGGAATCAGGACTCATCGGCGAAACTATCGGGGAAGCGCGCCTCCGCGAGCGATACGACGCGACGGTGCTTGCCGTGCGCCGGCGCGGTGGCGACCTCATTCGCAAACACTTTCGGGATGTCGAACTCCGCACCGGTGACTCACTGCTCCTCCAGACGACGAACGAGGCGGCACGATACCTTCGCGAGAGCAGTGATTTCGTCGTGACGAGCGAGGTGTCTGAGAAAGTGATGGAACAAAACGGAGGGCTGTCACCGACGACAGGTCGGGCGTTTGCCATCGTCGCGGCGGTCATCGGACTGGCAGCACTCGGCGTCGTTCCCATCGCGATTGCCGCGCTCGGTGGCGTCGCGGCGATGGTCTCGACGGGATGTCTCTCGACGAGTGAGGCCTACGAAGCGGTGAGTTGGAACGTTATCTTCCTCCTCGCCGGGGTGATTCCGCTCGGTCGCGCACTCCAATTGACCGGTGGGGTCACGCTCATCGCCGACTTCCTCGGCATCGCCACGGCGTACCTCCCCGCGGTCGCCATTCTCGCCGCGTTCTACTTGCTCACGGGGCTTTTGGCGAACGTCATCACGCCCGTCGCGAGCGTCGTGCTCGTTGTACCCGTCGCCATCGACACGGCGTTCAGGCTCGGCGCGGACCCATTCGGCTTTGCCATCGCCGTCACGTTCGGCGGGAGCACCGCGTTTATGACTCCCATCGGCTACCAGACGAATCTCATGGTCTACGGACCCGGCGGATACCGCTTTACCGACTACCTCCGCGTCGGTGCGCCGCTGCAATTACTGCTGACGGTGGTGACGACGGTCGGCATCGTCCTCCTGTGGGGAATCTGA
- a CDS encoding DUF502 domain-containing protein codes for MTVLSRLRSSFVTGLILVSPLAVTVFVLQFTFNRITTTLRPLVRQVTPFLATVLNYSGDIVLISQVLSAFIIAIAISLIGYLASISLGQRLFGSFERGVKLLPLVRTIYFGVRQVSESLTEPTAGYDRVVLVEYPREGVYSIGFVTNEAPSPVVNALETDLYTVFLPHSPNPTAGALIMVSDDEIRELDMPVRRGLRLLVTTGLSIDDPETLPSGPAAYSPSNSDGRDGSHSDSRDGSNLDSTSETSSEQTQAE; via the coding sequence ATGACCGTTCTCTCACGGCTCCGAAGCAGTTTCGTGACTGGGCTAATCCTCGTCTCGCCCCTCGCCGTGACCGTGTTCGTCCTCCAGTTCACGTTCAACCGTATCACCACGACGCTACGGCCACTCGTTCGACAGGTCACGCCGTTTCTCGCCACGGTGCTCAACTACTCGGGAGATATCGTCCTAATCTCGCAGGTGCTGTCGGCGTTCATCATCGCGATAGCTATCTCACTCATTGGATACCTCGCGTCGATAAGCCTCGGCCAGCGACTCTTCGGTAGTTTCGAACGCGGTGTCAAACTCCTCCCGCTCGTCCGCACCATCTACTTCGGCGTCCGGCAAGTTTCGGAGTCGCTTACCGAACCGACCGCGGGCTACGACCGGGTCGTCCTCGTCGAGTACCCGCGAGAGGGGGTCTATTCGATTGGGTTCGTCACCAACGAGGCACCGTCGCCGGTGGTGAATGCGCTCGAAACGGACCTCTACACGGTGTTTCTTCCCCACAGTCCGAACCCGACCGCTGGCGCGCTCATCATGGTCTCGGACGACGAAATCCGCGAACTCGACATGCCGGTCCGCCGTGGACTGCGTCTGCTCGTCACTACGGGATTGAGCATCGACGACCCCGAGACGCTCCCATCGGGTCCGGCAGCCTACTCGCCGTCGAACTCGGACGGCAGAGACGGTTCACACTCGGATAGCAGAGACGGTTCGAACTTAGACAGCACGAGCGAGACCTCTTCTGAACAAACACAGGCTGAATGA
- a CDS encoding DUF7532 family protein, which yields MHFDPREQAALREVGLDTDDLRAASDLVSDAVESDAESIEQFFGDGGTFYSDMEMAHSASDVQEHTVDHVDTYTHGAELRGYLKFDSWGVPIEGGRILSEDVVELTLGPTVEGRVKFAHDPDDL from the coding sequence ATGCACTTCGACCCCCGCGAACAGGCGGCGCTCCGCGAGGTCGGCCTCGATACCGACGACCTCCGGGCCGCGTCGGACCTCGTGAGTGACGCAGTCGAATCGGATGCCGAAAGCATCGAACAGTTCTTCGGCGACGGCGGCACGTTCTACTCCGACATGGAGATGGCCCACAGCGCCAGCGACGTACAGGAACACACCGTCGACCACGTCGACACCTACACGCACGGGGCTGAACTCCGTGGCTACCTCAAGTTCGATTCGTGGGGCGTCCCCATCGAGGGCGGACGCATCCTCTCGGAGGACGTAGTCGAACTCACGCTCGGACCGACCGTCGAAGGGCGCGTGAAGTTCGCTCACGACCCAGACGACCTATGA
- a CDS encoding riboflavin synthase has translation MFTGIVEGSGEIVGVTDTEGGRRLRIRTDLAFDDLHHGQSIAVSGVCLTVEEFGDDWFEVFLATETVEKTYLGEVSEGDRVNLERALAADDRFDGHIVQGHVDGTTTVTNVERVGDDWFFEFDLPESLSNYVVQKGSVCLDGISLTVADRREDSFTVAIIPTTYDLTTLSEKDVGDPIHVEVDVIAKYVESMLEGYTERLLVE, from the coding sequence ATGTTCACAGGCATTGTGGAAGGCTCGGGCGAAATCGTCGGCGTAACTGACACCGAGGGTGGTCGCCGCCTCCGCATCCGGACCGACCTCGCGTTCGACGACCTCCATCACGGCCAGTCCATTGCCGTCTCCGGCGTCTGTCTGACCGTCGAGGAGTTCGGCGACGACTGGTTCGAAGTCTTCCTCGCCACAGAAACCGTCGAGAAGACGTACCTCGGCGAGGTTTCGGAGGGCGACCGAGTCAACCTCGAACGCGCACTTGCGGCCGACGACCGGTTCGATGGGCACATCGTTCAGGGCCACGTCGACGGGACGACGACGGTCACGAACGTCGAACGAGTCGGTGACGACTGGTTCTTCGAGTTCGACCTCCCCGAGTCGCTGTCGAACTACGTCGTTCAAAAGGGGTCCGTCTGTCTCGACGGCATCAGCCTCACCGTGGCCGACCGGCGCGAGGACTCCTTTACTGTAGCTATCATCCCAACAACCTACGACCTGACGACGCTCTCCGAGAAGGACGTTGGCGACCCGATTCACGTCGAAGTCGACGTGATAGCGAAGTACGTCGAGTCGATGCTCGAGGGGTACACAGAGCGGTTACTGGTCGAGTAG
- a CDS encoding LVIVD repeat-containing protein, protein MDRRQFLHVTGAALLAGVTGTSHTAVAHPGPFEPLGRIDIDGAKEAVLSPDGKTAFVAATTGYVIVDISTPDRPRIIAERRNLLADRDDGPLRGIFDVKLDDDTLLVVGPANPLPGAPTGVLVVDVSDPHAPEKHGFYETEFPIHNCFAADGRAYLTANDGDENPLVVLDIETGDELGRWSVVSADERWATVPSGVRAVHDVWVQDEIAHIALWDAGTWLVDLSDPDDPSVLGSVSPGDPDTIADLPIRQRQLAGRTPPGNHHYVATDDSGDLLGVGIESWGVEIERDDETTDLVGGPSGVELWDISDPSNPTRLSTIDPPTSPDPTFGGVWTTAHNFDFHDGHLYTSWYRGGVKLHDVSDPTDPVELAWWRDPTRASFWTAQYAYPFADEGVFAASSWGGRDGLGALYTFPDHAGEQRDPPPLGAEPSTNSSHNTHNSAGTATFGAESTPTASATETTPTSTTTDATGFGLGVGTAALVAASWWSRHRRRSE, encoded by the coding sequence GTGGACCGCCGCCAGTTCCTTCACGTGACCGGTGCGGCCCTCCTCGCAGGCGTCACCGGCACGTCTCACACCGCAGTCGCCCATCCCGGCCCGTTCGAACCGCTCGGCCGCATCGATATCGACGGCGCGAAGGAAGCCGTCCTCTCGCCCGACGGGAAAACGGCCTTCGTCGCCGCAACGACCGGCTACGTGATAGTCGACATCTCGACTCCCGACCGGCCGCGCATCATCGCCGAGCGGCGCAACCTGCTTGCAGACCGCGACGATGGTCCGCTGCGTGGCATCTTCGACGTGAAACTGGACGACGACACACTCCTCGTCGTCGGTCCGGCGAACCCGCTTCCGGGTGCGCCAACTGGCGTCCTCGTTGTCGATGTCTCCGACCCACACGCTCCCGAGAAACACGGCTTCTACGAGACGGAATTCCCCATCCACAACTGCTTCGCTGCCGACGGACGAGCGTATCTCACCGCCAACGACGGCGACGAAAACCCGCTTGTCGTCCTCGACATCGAGACCGGTGACGAACTCGGTCGCTGGTCCGTCGTCTCGGCGGACGAGCGCTGGGCCACCGTTCCATCGGGGGTTCGGGCCGTCCACGACGTGTGGGTCCAAGACGAGATTGCGCACATCGCACTCTGGGACGCTGGTACGTGGCTTGTCGACCTTTCGGACCCCGATGACCCCTCGGTACTCGGGTCTGTCTCACCTGGTGACCCAGACACGATTGCGGACCTTCCGATTCGCCAGCGCCAACTTGCGGGCCGAACACCGCCCGGAAACCATCATTACGTCGCAACCGACGATTCCGGCGACCTGCTCGGCGTCGGCATCGAGTCGTGGGGCGTCGAAATCGAACGTGACGACGAGACGACGGACCTCGTCGGCGGGCCGAGCGGAGTCGAACTCTGGGATATCTCCGACCCGTCGAATCCGACGCGACTATCGACAATCGACCCCCCGACCAGCCCGGACCCGACGTTCGGCGGCGTCTGGACCACCGCACACAACTTCGATTTCCACGACGGCCACCTCTACACTTCGTGGTACCGTGGTGGTGTGAAGCTCCACGACGTATCGGACCCGACCGACCCGGTGGAACTCGCGTGGTGGCGCGACCCCACTCGTGCGAGTTTCTGGACCGCGCAGTACGCCTACCCCTTCGCCGACGAGGGCGTCTTCGCCGCGTCGAGTTGGGGCGGCCGAGACGGGTTGGGTGCGCTCTACACGTTTCCCGACCACGCCGGCGAGCAACGCGACCCACCGCCGCTCGGTGCTGAACCGTCGACTAACTCATCACACAACACACACAACTCCGCGGGGACGGCGACTTTCGGAGCAGAATCGACGCCGACGGCATCGGCGACCGAGACAACTCCGACATCCACTACGACCGACGCGACGGGGTTCGGGCTTGGCGTTGGAACCGCCGCGCTCGTGGCTGCTAGCTGGTGGTCTCGGCATCGTCGCCGTAGTGAGTGA